One window from the genome of Nicotiana sylvestris chromosome 9, ASM39365v2, whole genome shotgun sequence encodes:
- the LOC138878776 gene encoding uncharacterized protein, with the protein MGGGMHETDMPSYSLGIYDTPGTSQVTPSGQFLIMGSDFQGVELGRYFPGPSTTDESRPIQDFDSGHRLSYGSSSHAQASCDAATDDYIQDPDTIMPSTGPDSTTDTCHPVPHPAIRRRLDDDDPDSVPGRQGMRLRPTATLRHTGCGTH; encoded by the exons atgggaggtggcatgcatgagaccgacatgccgtcttacagccttggcatttatgacactccagggacgtcgcaggtgaccccatcgggtcaattcttgatcatgggctcggattttcaaggagtggagttgggtagatatttccctggcccgtctaccactgatgagtctcgaccgatccaagattttgatagtgggcaccgactgagttatggcagctcatcacatgcgcag gcttcatgcgatgctgcgacagatgactacattcaggatccagacacgattatg ccttctactggacctgacagcaccaccgatacatgtcatcctgtgccgcatccggccataaggagacgacttgatgatgatgatcctgatagcgtacccgggcggcaggggatgcgcctcaggccaacggctactttgagacacaccggatgcgggacacattga